The following are encoded in a window of Manihot esculenta cultivar AM560-2 chromosome 8, M.esculenta_v8, whole genome shotgun sequence genomic DNA:
- the LOC110620328 gene encoding zinc finger protein JACKDAW, with amino-acid sequence MQMMSGDAFSIPSSIPLFAPEEQNANPNPKTNPVPKKKRNLPGTPDPDAEVIALSPKTLMATNRFICEICNKGFQRDQNLQLHRRGHNLPWKLRQRTNKEVIRKKVYICPEKTCVHHDPSRALGDLTGIKKHYSRKHGEKKWKCEKCSKKYAVQSDWKAHSKTCGTREYKCDCGTLFSRKDSFITHRAFCDALAEESARISSVPATNLNFRNDTVNFPRGEPAGGGVQDIAGISQFSSGFRPDFNGFPSLSADQQKTGLSLWLNQANSQINPADIVPNHANLYASSSSTGLPEMVQMGSNLYGSSSTTNFGNLKLSGLPHGLKEEEGSNKGLNMVDSLPSLYSDSHQNRQSKPAAPMSATALLQKAAQMGSTRSNQSFFGSNSHGLMSSSSSSNTTNLNTLSQNRNELHQVFQNVNKQPECNITVTSSVAMGDAIMVVSSGLDQVAMQSSGRQNDPFQLKVQPGSTSLESGLTRDFLGMSAQSGRPFLPQELAKFASMSSAMGLSQFTNNPN; translated from the exons ATGCAAATGATGTCTGGTGATGCTTTCTCCATTCCTTCTTCTATACCACTGTTTGCTCCTGAAGAACAGAAtgcaaaccctaaccctaaaACTAATCCTGTGCCCAAGAAGAAGAGAAATTTGCCTGGAACACCAG ATCCAGATGCTGAAGTTATTGCTCTATCTCCTAAGACTCTCATGGCTACAAACAGATTTATTTGCGAAATATGCAATAAAGGTTTCCAAAGAGACCAAAACTTGCAGCTTCATCGGAGAGGTCACAATCTTCCATGGAAACTAAGGCAAAGGACCAACAAAGAAGTCATCAGAAAGAAAGTTTATATATGCCCAGAAAAGACCTGCGTTCATCATGATCCGTCGAGAGCTCTTGGGGATCTCACCGGAATAAAAAAGCATTATAGCCGGAAACATGGAGAGAAGAAATGGAAGTGTGAGAAGTGTTCTAAGAAATATGCAGTTCAATCTGACTGGAAAGCTCACTCCAAGACTTGTGGGACTAGAGAATATAAATGTGATTGTGGAACTCTATTTTCCAG GAAAGATAGCTTTATCACCCATAGAGCCTTTTGTGATGCCTTAGCTGAAGAAAGTGCAAGAATCAGTTCAGTTCCCGCAACCAATCTAAATTTCAGAAATGACACAGTTAATTTTCCTCGTGGAGAACCTGCAGGCGGCGGAGTTCAAGATATTGCAGGCATTTCTCAATTCAGTTCAGGTTTTAGACCAGATTTCAATGGCTTTCCTTCTCTCAGTGCTGATCAACAGAAGACTGGATTGTCCCTGTGGCTAAATCAGGCAAATTCTCAGATCAATCCTGCAGATATTGTGCCCAATCACGCTAATCTTTATGCATCTTCAAGTTCAACTGGCTTGCCTGAGATGGTGCAAATGGGATCGAATCTTTATGGTTCATCATCCACCACCAATTTTGGTAATTTAAAGTTATCAGGACTTCCACATggactaaaagaagaagaaggtagTAACAAGGGGCTTAATATGGTAGATTCATTGCCTTCTCTGTATTCCGATAGTCATCAAAACAGACAATCAAAGCCAGCTGCACCCATGTCCGCCACTGCTCTTCTTCAAAAAGCAGCTCAAATGGGTTCCACAAGAAGCAATCAATCTTTCTTTGGGAGCAATAGTCATGGGCTAATGAGTTCGTCCTCTTCATCCAATACAACAAACCTCAATACTCTCAGCCAGAACAGAAATGAGCTGCACCAAGTTTTCCAAAATGTTAATAAGCAACCGGAGTGTAATATAACAGTCACAAGCAGTGTAGCTATGGGCGACGCTATAATGGTCGTATCAAGCGGTCTTGATCAAGTAGCGATGCAGTCTAGTGGAAGACAAAATGACCCATTTCAGTTGAAGGTGCAACCAGGTTCAACTTCTTTAGAAAGTGGTTTAACAAGAGATTTCCTTGGCATGAGTGCTCAATCTGGGCGTCCATTTTTACCCCAAGAGCTAGCTAAATTTGCTTCAATGAGCTCAGCCATGGGTCTGAGCCAATTCACTAACAATCCTAATTAA
- the LOC110620085 gene encoding dnaJ protein P58IPK homolog — MDMVRLRWAVDGIAWRGMAFTVFILHFVFVCQLLLLQPLVSASDGKSGNVADLLEKVERSVKVKRYSEALDDLNAAIEADPTLSEAYFRRASILRQLCRYEESERSYKKYLELKPRHSTAEKELSQLHQAQSALDTAFTLFDSGDYAKSLEYIDKVVLVFSPACSKAKLLKVRLLLAIKDYSAAIAESGYILKEDESNLEALLLRGRAYYYLADHDVASKHFQKGLRLDPEHSELKKAYFGLKNLLKKTKSAEDNENKGKLRVAVEDYKAALALDPDHLAYNVHLHLGLCKVLVKLGRGKDALNSCTEALNIDGELLEALVQRGEAKLLVEDWEGAVEDLKSAAEKSPQDRDIREKLMQAEKALKMSKRQDWYKILEVSKTASMSEIKRAYKKLALQWHPDKNVDNREEAEAKFRDIAAAYEVLSDEDKRARYDRGEDLEEMGMGGGGGGGFNPFGGGGQQFTFQFEGGFPGGFQFHF; from the exons ATGGATATGGTGAGATTGCGGTGGGCGGTGGATGGTATCGCATGGAGAGGAATGGCGTTTACTGTATTTATACTTCATTTTGTGTTTGTTTGCCAGCTCTTACTTCTCCAACCTCTTGTTTCTGCTTCTG aCGGGAAAAGTGGGAATGTTGCGGATTTGCTTGAAAAGGTGGAGCGAAGTGTAAAGGTGAAGCGTTATAGCGAGGCCCTTGATGATCTTAATGCAGCCATTGAAGCAGATCCAACACTTTCAGAAGCATACTTTCGTCGAGCTTCTATTCTCCGTCAACTATGCAG ATATGAAGAATCCGAAAGGAGCTATAAAAAATATCTTGAGCTAAAACCAAGACATTCAACAGCAGAGAAGGAGCTTTCTCAATTACATCAGGCTCAGAGTGCTCTGGATACAGCTTTTACTCTCTTTGATTCAGGCGATTATGCAAAATCACTGGAATATATCGATAAAGTTGTACTTGTTTTTTCTCCAGCGTGCTCAAAG GCTAAACTCCTAAAGGTTAGATTGCTGCTAGCAATTAAAGACTATTCTGCTGCCATCGCTGAAAGTGGATATATTCTCAAGGAAGATGAAAGTAATCTGGAGGCATTACTGCTCCGTGGCCGTGCCTACTACTATTTAGCAGATCATGATGTAGCTTCAAA GCATTTCCAAAAAGGTCTGCGTCTTGATCCAGAACATAGTGAgctgaagaaagcatacttTGGGTTGAAAAATTTACTCAAGAAGACTAAAAGT GCAGAAGATAATGAAAATAAGGGCAAGCTGCGTGTTGCAGTAGAGGACTATAAAGCAGCTCTTGCATTGGACCCTGATCACCTTGCATATAATGTTCATCTCCATCTAGGCTTGTGTAAGGTATTGGTAAAGCTTGGCAGGGGCAAAGATGCTTTGAATAGCTGCACAGAAGCACTTAACATTGATGGGGAGCTTCTTGAAGCTTTAGTTCAG AGGGGTGAAGCTAAATTATTAGTAGAAGACTGGGAAGGAGCTGTTGAAGATCTCAAATCAGCAGCTGAGAAATCACCTCAG GATAGGGATATAAGGGAAAAATTAATGCAAGCAGAGAAAGCTTTAAAGATGAGCAAACGGCAAGACTGGTACAAGATTTTGGAAGTATCAAAGACTGCCTCTATGTCTGAGATAAAGCGTGCCTATAAAAAGCTTGCTTTGCAATGGCACCCAGATAAGAATGTTGATAATAGAGAAGAAGCAGAGGCCAAGTTCCGAGATATTGCTGCTGCATATGAG GTTCTTAGTGATGAAGATAAGCGTGCAAGATATGATAGAGGAGAAGACTTGGAAGAAATGGGGatgggtggtggtggtggtggtggttttAACCCTTTTGGCGGTGGAGGTCAACAGTTCACATTTCAGTTTGAAGGAGGCTTTCCTGGCGGTTTTCAATTCCATTTTTGA
- the LOC110620533 gene encoding fasciclin-like arabinogalactan protein 11, whose amino-acid sequence MRKQLFSAFFFLFCSISSAQTPTPAPSGPTNITAVLEKAGQFTTFIKLMKATQEADQINTQLNNSNQGLTVFAPPDNAFTNLKAGTLNSLTDQEKVQLVQFHILPTFIPMSQFQTVSNPLRTQAGNSANGEFPLNVTTSGNQVNVTTGVNTASVANTIYTDGQLAVYQVDQVLLPLDLFGAPAAPAPAPSKPEKVIPAKAPATTSDDTPADASAATATAVSFGVALIAAMSIKL is encoded by the coding sequence ATGAGAAAGCAACTTTTCTCAgcattcttcttcctcttctgctcaaTTTCTTCTGCTCAAACTCCAACCCCAGCTCCATCTGGTCCAACCAATATTACTGCAGTTCTTGAAAAGGCTGGCCAGTTCACAACTTTTATTAAGCTGATGAAAGCCACCCAGGAAGCTGACCAAATCAATACGCAGCTCaacaattcaaatcaaggcCTGACAGTATTTGCACCACCTGATAATGCATTTACTAATCTGAAAGCAGGCACACTGAACTCACTCACAGATCAGGAAAAAGTTCAGTTGGTGCAATTTCATATTCTTCCAACTTTCATTCCCATGTCGCAGTTTCAAACTGTGAGCAATCCTTTGCGTACGCAAGCTGGTAATAGCGCCAATGGCGAGTTTCCATTGAATGTGACAACGTCAGGAAATCAAGTGAATGTAACTACAGGTGTTAACACTGCAAGTGTTGCTAACACTATATACACTGATGGGCAGCTAGCCGTTTATCAGGTTGATCAGGTACTTCTTCCGTTGGACCTTTTTGGTGCGCCTGCAGCGCCGGCTCCTGCACCGTCGAAGCCTGAGAAGGTCATTCCTGCAAAAGCTCCTGCAACAACTTCTGATGATACCCCTGCTGATGCTTCAGCTGCAACGGCCACTGCAGTATCCTTTGGTGTTGCACTTATTGCTGCAATGTCTATAAAGCTATGA
- the LOC110620612 gene encoding dystrophia myotonica WD repeat-containing protein encodes MINTTNGMISTSSASGNTQSPGLKTYFKTPEGRYKLHYEKTHPSGLLHYAHGKTVTQVTLANLKDKPAPSTPTASSSSFSASSGVRSAAARLLGASNGSRALSFVGGNGGSKSISGSSRIGSLGSSSSSNSMINTNFDGKGSYLVFNVGDAIFISDLNSQDKDPIKSIHFSNSNPVCHAFDQDARDGHDLIIGLSSGDVYSVSLRQQLQDVGKKLVGAHHYNKDGSVNNSRCTSIAWVPGGDGAFAVAHADGNVYVYEKSKDGAGDSSFPIIKDLSQFSVAHARYSKSNPISRWHICQGSINSITFSTDGAYLATVGRDGYLRVFDYSREHLVCGGKSYYGALLCCAWSMDGKYILTGGEDDLVQVWSMEDRKVVAWGEGHNSWVSGVAFDSYWSSPTADGTGETIMYRFGSVGQDTQLLLWDLEMDEIVVPLRRCPPGGSPTFSTGSQSSHWDSAVPVGTLQPAPSMRDVPKLSPLVAHRVHTEPLSGLVFTQESVLTVCREGHIKIWMRPGVAESQSSNSETILISSLKDKPSLSSKVGSSTYKQ; translated from the exons ATGATTAATACGACCAACGGCATGATTTCGACGTCATCGGCATCGGGGAACACGCAGTCACCGGGCCTAAAAACCTATTTCAAAACCCCGGAGGGGCGTTATAAGCTCCACTACGAGAAGACACACCCTTCAGGTCTGCTTCATTATGCCCATGGAAAAACCGTTACTCAG GTAACTCTCGCTAATCTCAAGGACAAGCCAGCTCCATCAACCCCTACAGCCTCAAGTTCCAGCTTCAGTGCTAGCAGTGGAGTCCGATCTGCTGCAGCCAGGTTGTTGGGGGCTAGTAATGGAAGCCGTGCGCTTAGCTTTGTTGGAGGAAATGGTGGGAGTAAAAGCATTAGTGGCAGTAGTAGGATTGGATCATTGGGTTCCTCAAGTTCTAGTAATTCTATGATTAATACAAATTTTGATGGAAAAGGGAGTTACTTGGTCTTCAATGTGGGGGATGCAATCTTTATAAGTGACTTAAACTCTCAAGATAAG GATCCCATAAAATCAATACATTTTAGTAATTCAAACCCAGTTTGTCATGCCTTTGATCAAGATGCTAGGGATGGACATGATTTGATTATTGGGTTGAGTTCTGGTGATG TCTACTCAGTGTCACTGAGACAGCAATTACAGGATGTTGGAAAGAAGCTTGTTGGGGCTCATCATTATAACAAAGATGGTTCCGTGAATAACAG CCGTTGTACGAGTATTGCATGGGTGCCTGGAGGTGATGGTGCTTTTGCTGTTGCTCATGCAGATGGGAATGTATATGTGTATGAGAAG AGCAAGGATGGTGCAGGTGATTCTTCATTCCCCATTATCAAAGATCTATCTCAGTTTTCTGTTGCACATGCGCGTTATAGTAAG AGTAACCCCATCTCCAGATGGCATATTTGCCAAGGTTCAATTAACAGCATCACATTCTCAACAGATGGGGCATACTTAGCAACTGTTGGAAGAGATG GTTATTTACGAGTTTTTGACTACTCCAGGGAACATCTAGTATGTGGTGGGAAAAGTTACTATGGTGCTCTGCTGTGTTGTGCTTGGAG CATGGATGGCAAATACATCTTGACTGGAGGTGAAGATGATTTAGTTCAAGTTTGGAGCATGGAAGATCGGAAGGTCGTAGCGTGGGGTGAGGGTCACAACTCATGG GTGAGTGGAGTGGCTTTTGATTCATATTGGTCGTCACCAACTGCAGATGGTACCGGAGAAACTATAATGTATCGGTTTGGATCTGTTGGTCAG GACACACAGTTGCTGTTGTGGGACTTAGAAATGGATGAGATTGTTGTGCCATTACGTCGATGCCCTCCTGGTGGATCTCCCACTTTCAGTACAGGAAGTCAGTCTTCACATTGGGACAGTGCTGTTCCAGTTGGCACCCTGCAACCTGCTCCAAGCATGCGAGACGTACCAAAGCTTTCCCCACTAGTTGCTCATCGTGTTCACACTGAACCACTTTCCGGTTTGGTATTTACTCAAGAATCTGTTCTTACTGTCTGTCGGGAGGGCCACATAAAAATCTGGATGAGACCTGGGGTTGCGGAAAGCCAGTCAAGCAATTCTGAAACCATTTTAATTAGCAGTTTGAAGGACAAGCCTTCATTGTCGAGCAAGGTTGGTAGTTCTACTTATAAGCAATGA